The genomic interval TATACATAAATTTATTAAGGAGGATAGGAGATGTCAAAGCGTAGACGCAAAAATAAAGTTAGTGAAAATTCAAATCAAGGAAATTTTATGGGGGGATTAAATCCTCAGATGTTAGATATGTTAGGACTTGGAGATGTTGATGTAAACAAAGTATCAGAAGTTCTATCTTCTATGGGCAGTGATGGATTCGATATGAATTCTATAAATTCTATTTTAAATAACAAGGATGGAGGAAAGAATAATTCTTCTAAGAATAAAAGTAGTAAGAAAGGAAATATGAATAATAATAATCCTTTATCAGCTATTATGGGAGATGGAAACCCTATGGGGGATTTAAGCTCACTTATGGGATTACTAGGTGGCGGAGCACAAGGAATGAATCCAATGGGTAATATGGGGAACTTAGGAGCTATTGCTAATATGATGGGTGGAAATATGGGAGGTGGAAATTTAGGAGCACCAAATAATGTAAGTGGTGATACAAGTATGGATCCAATAGTTACTATGATACTTTCCCTTAGAAATTTTGTTGATCCTCAAAGAGCTAGATTTTTAGATAAGGTTTTAAAGATGTATAAGGAAGGAAAAATAACTTATTAGATTTATATACTTAATTTAAAAAAGAGATTTATCAAAACTTGTATATGAAATTTATAAATATATTATGAGAAATTCTTAACTTTGATCAAATTTTATTTATAATTTTTATTTATAAGTTATTTTGATAAATCTCTTTTTATTATTTATTAATATTTAAATTTATGGAACTTATTAAAAATGTATCATTAATTTTTTCTAATTGAATTATGAATTTAACTTGTGATTTATTATTAGGGTTTTCTTTTGGGATTTTATTAAAGTTTAAGGTCCAAGAGCAATTAGTGGCTTCTCCAGTATTATTCCAAGCTATATCCATAAAGAAAGCCTCTTGAAAGTCATAATAATAAGACTCTTTTTCTAATCTCCATATTTGAGATAGATCTTCTTTAGAAATATAAGTTGCAAATATATTTGGAAGTTCAGATATTTCATAATTTAAAGATATTATGTCTATAAAAGAAATTATAGAATATAGTCCAGTAGGTTCAACTGTATCATAGGATATATTTTTAAATTTTTTATTTAAAAGCATATATTTTTGAATATTTTCTTTACTATCACCTAAGGAAAAAGAAAGTATTTTAGGGGTTTTCCCATTATTTGAATCTACAATTCCTAATATATTGTTTGTAGAGTAAAATATATCTTCAAAGCCATTTCCAGTCCACTTAAATAAATGCTGTATAGAGCTATCTTCTTCAGAAGATTGAACAATTATCTCTTTAATATTATTTCTGTCTAAATCTAATAAGTTTAAAGTTATAGGACGATTAGGCGAAAAGTTACCTAGAGAATTAATTGTTTTATTTGGAGTTAATTCATAACTTTTTTCATTAATAGTTGCATTTATTATATAATTATTTTCACTTCCTAATTCTATATATAAACAATCTTCTTTCCCATCACCATTTAAATCTGACTTTATAGTTTCTTTAATAGTATTTTCATTAATAACAGATTTAGTAGAATTATCTTTAAAGGTAAATATTAAAGTAAAGGAAATTAAAATAATAGTAATAAAACTAAGATGTTTTATTAAATTATTTTTGTTTTTTAAAGTCATAAAATCACCTCAAATAGATTATATGCATATAATCTATTTTTTATTATTATTGTAATTTTTTTTTGCACTTTGAACAAAATATACTAAGGGTGGTGATTAATATGCTTTATAAAACTCATCTTGAAATAGGAGAAAATACATTTAATACTATTGAAGGAAGAGGAAGAAATTTAATTGATAAAAAAAGTTTTTTAAAAGGAAATGTTCTTCCAGATATTTCACCTAAATATAGGTTGAAAAAACATGGCAGAAAACAGTTTGAAGAGATTATTGATGAAAAGGTAAAAGAGCTAAGTAGGTTAAGTAGTGATGAAATAATAAATCATTTAGGAAAAGAAAAATTTAGTATAGAGTTAGGAGTAATATGTCATTTTCTATGTGACTTTTTTTCTTTGCCTCATGATGAGGAATGGGGTTTTAAGGAGAGTGTAACCTTAAAGCATGTGTTATATGAGAAAAAGTTACATAAGGTTTTTAGTAAAGATATAATAATAAAAGATAGTTATAAAATACTAGGAAACTCAGATTATGATGTCTTTTTTAAAAATGCTTTAAAGAAATATAGAGATGTATATGGACATAGAAATGATCTATTTTTTGCAATGTATTTAAATAATTCAGTTGTTAGATATGTTTTAGAATCCATAGAAGAAAATGATAAAATAAATCTTTCAAAAGAAAAACACATTGCTTTTTAATAATTGAAGCAAATATTACATATTATTATAAAAAGGATAAATGGGAGGAACTTAATATGATAATATTTGCAAAGAGGATTAATATAAAGGGAGTTATATATAATTTAATGAATTATAATGAGTATAATAAGAGAAAATATAGCTCTTTTTATAGATAAAAGGGAGTAAAACTTATATTGTTTTTAGAATTATAGATATGGGATAGTATAGAGTACATAAATCCTATATCTTTTTTTATAATCTTATTAATAAGGTGTAAACTTGAAAAAAGTATAACTTAGTATATACTTAAAAGTATAGATATATACTTTAAGGTGTATTTAAAGTTTTTATAAGGAGACAGGAAAATGAGAATAAATAGAAATGATTTATGCTGGTGTAACAGTGGTAAGAAATATAAAAAATGTCATATGGAATTTGATGAGAGAATAGAAAATTTAGCTAGAGAAGGATTTGAAGTTCCTACTAGAGATATAATAAAAAATGAAGAACAAATAGAAGGTATAAGAAAAAGTGCAGAAATAAACAATGCTGTTTTAGATTTAGTTGCAGAGAAAATAAAAGCAGGTATGAGTACTGAAGATATAAATAAAATAGTACACGATTATACTGTAAGTAGAGGAGCTATTCCAGCCCCACTTAACTATGGTGGATTCCCTAAAAGTGTTTGTACTTCTATAAATGATGAGGTTTGTCATGGAATTCCTGATGAAAATATAATTCTTAAAGAAGGAGATATAATAAACGTTGATGTATCTACTATATATAATGGATATTATTCAGATGCCTCAAGAATGTTTATTATTGGAGAAGCTAGTGAAAATGCAAAAAGATTAGTTAAAGTAGCTAAAGAATGCTTAGAAAAAGGTATTGAAGCAGTTAAACCTTGGGGATTCTTAGGAGATATAGGGGCAGCAATTCAAGAGCATGCAGAAAAGAATGGATATTCAGTGGTAAGAGATTTTGGAGGTCATGGAGTAGGATTAAAATTTCATGAGGATCCATTTGTATATCATTATGGAGATGCTGGAGAGGGTATGGTATTAGTACCAGGTATGATATTTACAATAGAGCCTATGATAAATGAAGGAAAATACGATGTCTTTGTAGATGCAGAAAATGATTGGACTGCCTTAACTATGGATGGATCACTTTCAGCTCAATGGGAGCACACAATACTAGTTACAGAGGATGGAATTGAAATAATAGCTAAATAATAAAAAATTAAAGCCTTCTAATTAATTTTAGAAGGCTTTAAAAATACATGCTTATTGGTGCTATTAGTACAGCTGGTGATTTAACTTTAGGTTCTGGACATTTAGGAATTGGTATATTAAGATTTTTCAATAAATCTAAATAAGGCTCAATTGACTTTAATAAATCAATATAATAATTTTCCTGTGTAAGCTTTCTTAATAAATTTATACAATCATTATTATTTGTACAAACTTTAATAACTTTTCCTAAAACATTGCAATTACAATTACATTTATCAAATACATAACAATCTCCATTTAAAAAGTATTTTGAATTGGTATTAAGTATTGCAGTATAGCCAGAACAATTCATAATTATATCTTCAGTTGAATTTAAAGAGAGTTTATCTTTAATTGTTTTTAGTAAATTTAATATTATAGAAAAGTTTAAATTGCCTAAGTTTTTATCTTTTAAAAGGGAGTCTAATATGTCTAAGGGAAAGCATTCTATTAAGCTTATTATTGAATCTAAGTAAGAAGAGAGTGAAGTTTCTGTTATGCATCCCTTTGTTCTTATAAAATCTCCTTCAGAAATATGAGAATCAACTAAATGAGAATTTTCAAGATCCTTAATAACTTTTGATGTAGTCATCCTCTTAAGCATAGTATTGTGTATTTCAAAAGAAGTATAAATTCTTTTTATTTCTTCTTCAGTTCTTCCAAATAGTCTATTTTCTATGCTTCTATCATTTCCATAACAATTTGTTTCATTAAAGTCATTTGATCTATTACTAGTTTTAAAACCCTTATTATACATTCGACTTTTTCCATCACTACAAAAGGTTTTATTATTTTCATCTAAGTGAATTCTTCCAGATAAGGTGTTGTCACAAATTCTTTTAGAAGTACGTATATCTATATATCCATTTAGATATACAGAAGATAGACTTTTTATTAAATATTCATCTATGTATATAAAAAGATTTAAAAGATCATTCATTATTATTCTCCTAAACTAACTTGATCATATTATAATTTATATTATGAATATTACTTTGCTATGAATATTAAATATAAAAATAAAATAAACTTAAAAATTTTAAAAGTATTTTTAGAATGAAAATTTACAAGAATTTATATGGAAAAATATGTATTGACAGAAATGAACA from Clostridium perfringens carries:
- a CDS encoding zinc dependent phospholipase C family protein, which codes for MLYKTHLEIGENTFNTIEGRGRNLIDKKSFLKGNVLPDISPKYRLKKHGRKQFEEIIDEKVKELSRLSSDEIINHLGKEKFSIELGVICHFLCDFFSLPHDEEWGFKESVTLKHVLYEKKLHKVFSKDIIIKDSYKILGNSDYDVFFKNALKKYRDVYGHRNDLFFAMYLNNSVVRYVLESIEENDKINLSKEKHIAF
- a CDS encoding methionyl aminopeptidase, with translation MRINRNDLCWCNSGKKYKKCHMEFDERIENLAREGFEVPTRDIIKNEEQIEGIRKSAEINNAVLDLVAEKIKAGMSTEDINKIVHDYTVSRGAIPAPLNYGGFPKSVCTSINDEVCHGIPDENIILKEGDIINVDVSTIYNGYYSDASRMFIIGEASENAKRLVKVAKECLEKGIEAVKPWGFLGDIGAAIQEHAEKNGYSVVRDFGGHGVGLKFHEDPFVYHYGDAGEGMVLVPGMIFTIEPMINEGKYDVFVDAENDWTALTMDGSLSAQWEHTILVTEDGIEIIAK
- a CDS encoding DUF6414 family protein yields the protein MNDLLNLFIYIDEYLIKSLSSVYLNGYIDIRTSKRICDNTLSGRIHLDENNKTFCSDGKSRMYNKGFKTSNRSNDFNETNCYGNDRSIENRLFGRTEEEIKRIYTSFEIHNTMLKRMTTSKVIKDLENSHLVDSHISEGDFIRTKGCITETSLSSYLDSIISLIECFPLDILDSLLKDKNLGNLNFSIILNLLKTIKDKLSLNSTEDIIMNCSGYTAILNTNSKYFLNGDCYVFDKCNCNCNVLGKVIKVCTNNNDCINLLRKLTQENYYIDLLKSIEPYLDLLKNLNIPIPKCPEPKVKSPAVLIAPISMYF